From a region of the Geothrix sp. 21YS21S-2 genome:
- a CDS encoding MlaD family protein yields MSMKLETKVGAFFVASIGVLGILILRMEKLELFAGNGQNHIATSFAQVAGLSLQSKVRVAGVPVGAVTTIELQGKTARVVLSLPHEFKLYKDASASLSSIGILGEKYIELDPGHPEAGALPTDGTIPSKAGMGMDTIMESIGSISQDVKSITGALNKSIGGEEGRMKLDEIVDNIRVLTAEFRAMSQENHGAINATMANVQQMSSELRERLPRLAQQFEDLGKNLNAMVNDGRPELNGILKDVHKLSADLHVTVDNVNQITGKMNRGEGTIGKLLNDETTVQKINLAVDNVNSMLGGWKSMDLNLDLNAARWTKRGDSKVGIGIDIVPARDHWYALELSSTPDGKISDSTHTATIVDPKTGLPTQVPVSERTINVDQAFTVSAQFAKRLAENYVFTAGLVEGKGGVGAEFRAFNDRFRFGGVAYDFTKRADKPNPRYRLSTSYQFYKGFYAMAGLQDIANSDLRTFFVGGGIRWKDEDLKKLVGLASVGK; encoded by the coding sequence ATGAGCATGAAACTTGAAACGAAAGTCGGAGCGTTCTTCGTCGCGAGCATCGGCGTCCTGGGCATCCTGATACTACGCATGGAGAAGCTCGAGCTCTTCGCCGGCAACGGGCAGAACCACATCGCCACGTCCTTCGCCCAGGTGGCCGGCCTGAGCCTGCAGAGCAAGGTGCGGGTCGCCGGCGTGCCGGTGGGCGCCGTGACCACCATCGAGCTCCAGGGCAAGACCGCCAGGGTCGTCCTCTCCCTGCCCCACGAGTTCAAGCTCTACAAGGACGCCTCGGCATCGCTGAGCTCCATCGGCATCCTGGGCGAGAAGTACATCGAACTGGACCCCGGGCACCCCGAGGCCGGGGCCCTGCCCACCGACGGCACCATCCCCAGCAAGGCCGGCATGGGCATGGACACGATCATGGAGTCCATCGGCTCCATCAGCCAGGACGTCAAGAGCATCACGGGCGCCCTGAACAAGAGCATCGGCGGCGAGGAGGGCCGCATGAAGCTGGACGAGATCGTGGACAACATCCGCGTGCTCACCGCCGAATTCCGGGCCATGAGCCAGGAGAACCACGGCGCCATCAACGCCACCATGGCCAACGTCCAGCAGATGAGTTCCGAGCTGAGGGAGCGCCTGCCCAGGCTGGCCCAGCAGTTCGAGGACCTCGGAAAGAACCTCAACGCCATGGTCAACGACGGCCGGCCCGAGCTCAACGGCATCCTGAAGGACGTCCACAAGCTCTCCGCCGACCTCCACGTGACCGTCGACAACGTCAACCAGATCACCGGAAAGATGAACCGGGGCGAAGGCACCATCGGCAAGCTGCTCAACGACGAGACCACCGTGCAGAAGATCAACCTCGCCGTGGACAACGTCAACTCCATGCTGGGCGGCTGGAAGTCCATGGACCTGAACCTGGACCTGAACGCGGCCCGCTGGACCAAGCGCGGCGACTCCAAGGTGGGCATCGGCATCGACATCGTTCCCGCCCGCGACCACTGGTACGCGCTCGAGCTCTCCTCCACCCCCGACGGCAAGATCTCCGATTCCACCCACACCGCCACCATCGTCGACCCGAAGACGGGCCTGCCCACCCAGGTGCCGGTCTCCGAGCGGACCATCAACGTCGACCAGGCCTTCACCGTCTCGGCCCAGTTCGCCAAGCGCCTGGCCGAGAACTACGTCTTCACCGCCGGCCTCGTCGAGGGCAAGGGCGGCGTGGGCGCGGAGTTCCGGGCCTTCAACGACCGCTTCCGCTTCGGCGGCGTCGCCTACGACTTCACCAAGCGCGCCGACAAGCCCAACCCCCGCTACCGCCTGAGCACGAGCTACCAGTTCTACAAGGGGTTCTACGCCATGGCCGGCCTCCAGGACATCGCCAATTCCGACCTGCGCACCTTCTTCGTGGGCGGCGGCATCCGCTGGAAGGACGAGGACCTCAAAAAGCTTGTGGGGCTGGCCAGCGTTGGTAAATAA
- a CDS encoding ABC transporter permease, translating into MISRLLEQIGAKIIEILGDVGDLVTLGLRTFAGFFRKPFDGPNFLYQLQAVGVNSVPVVVLTSVAVSMVFAVQLSFGFKQFQAEGLAGQVEGLAVVRELAPVITGLMMAGRVGSAMAAELGTMQVTEQIDALECLATDPVHYLFVPRVLASLVMLPLLTGLAIYVGYLGGYVLLVWVQGQSAFVYSQDFFKLIKGRDLIIALIKGLSFGLIISMVGCWRGYRTRGGAEGVGNAPTSSVVTSSLWILVTDFFLTKLLLV; encoded by the coding sequence ATGATCAGCAGGCTCCTTGAACAGATCGGCGCGAAGATCATCGAGATCCTCGGGGACGTGGGCGACCTCGTGACCCTGGGTCTCCGGACCTTCGCGGGGTTCTTCCGCAAGCCCTTCGACGGACCCAATTTCCTCTACCAGCTCCAGGCCGTGGGCGTGAACTCCGTGCCGGTGGTGGTGCTCACCTCCGTGGCCGTGAGCATGGTGTTCGCCGTCCAGCTCTCCTTCGGGTTCAAGCAGTTCCAGGCCGAGGGCCTGGCCGGGCAGGTCGAGGGCCTCGCGGTGGTGCGGGAGCTGGCCCCGGTGATCACCGGGCTCATGATGGCCGGACGCGTGGGCTCGGCCATGGCCGCCGAGCTGGGCACGATGCAGGTCACCGAGCAGATCGACGCCCTGGAATGCCTTGCGACGGACCCCGTGCACTACCTCTTCGTGCCGCGGGTGCTTGCGAGCCTCGTGATGCTCCCGCTGCTCACGGGCCTGGCCATCTACGTGGGCTACCTGGGCGGCTACGTCCTGCTGGTGTGGGTGCAGGGCCAGAGCGCCTTCGTCTACAGCCAGGACTTCTTCAAGCTCATCAAGGGCAGGGATCTCATCATCGCCCTCATCAAGGGGCTGTCGTTCGGCCTGATCATCTCCATGGTGGGGTGCTGGCGGGGCTACCGCACCCGGGGCGGGGCCGAGGGCGTGGGCAACGCGCCCACCTCCAGCGTGGTGACCTCCAGCCTCTGGATCCTGGTCACCGACTTCTTCCTCACCAAGCTCCTCCTCGTCTGA
- a CDS encoding ABC transporter ATP-binding protein, with product MPVIDVSHLSKAFGKLVVLADVNLAVEEGESLVILGGSGTGKTVLLRCIMGLLKPDSGHVAISDKVIQDMTRDQLFEARKEIGMCFQMAALFDSMSVEENVGFALKRHTRMTRGEVLDRVDECLNLVGLKGTNKLRPSELSGGMKRRVGFARAIALKPKILLFDEPTTGLDPVMTDVIGRIIMDLKRELGVTSITITHDLKSAFAIADRIALLFRGQCLAVQKPDDFKVNPNEVIQQFLRGDADGPFLQDPPPPSKKPSPSEAHP from the coding sequence GTGCCTGTCATCGACGTCTCCCATCTTTCGAAAGCCTTCGGCAAGCTCGTGGTCCTCGCCGACGTCAACCTGGCGGTGGAGGAGGGCGAGAGCTTGGTCATCCTGGGCGGCTCCGGCACCGGCAAGACCGTGCTCCTGCGCTGCATCATGGGCCTCCTGAAGCCCGACTCCGGCCACGTGGCCATCTCGGACAAGGTCATCCAGGACATGACCCGGGACCAGCTCTTCGAGGCGCGCAAGGAGATCGGGATGTGCTTCCAGATGGCCGCGCTCTTCGATTCCATGTCGGTGGAGGAGAACGTCGGCTTCGCCCTGAAGCGCCACACGAGGATGACCAGGGGCGAAGTGCTGGACCGCGTGGACGAGTGCCTGAATCTCGTGGGCCTCAAGGGCACCAACAAGCTGCGCCCCTCGGAGCTCTCGGGCGGCATGAAGCGCCGCGTGGGCTTCGCCCGGGCCATCGCCCTCAAGCCCAAGATCCTCCTCTTCGACGAGCCCACCACGGGCCTGGACCCGGTGATGACCGACGTGATCGGCCGGATCATCATGGACCTCAAGCGGGAACTGGGCGTCACCAGCATCACCATCACCCACGACCTCAAGAGCGCGTTCGCCATCGCCGACCGCATCGCCCTGCTCTTCCGGGGCCAATGCCTTGCGGTCCAGAAGCCCGACGACTTCAAGGTGAACCCCAACGAGGTCATCCAGCAGTTCCTCCGGGGCGACGCCGACGGTCCCTTCCTCCAGGACCCGCCGCCGCCCTCCAAGAAGCCTTCCCCGTCCGAGGCCCACCCATGA
- a CDS encoding ATP-binding protein encodes MKARILHSTPREDVGKAVAALLAGDYIPCESTWVAGAAAFLSALRGGIRFDLVILDFDTPEDAACLRETARLHPGVPVILLCGDDGEERALAALRSGATDYVPRDHLRRLPSMVRRALAEVRDAAMRKEAESANARLGSLLRAILDATSEGILVGDLAGRITTYNRKFMSLCGIPEYILATMEMDKVLQFLMDHFQDPGAFMDEVRHLGAQSDRETLGLLKSIEDRQIEGAGRPYRQGGETVGRVFSFRDVTDRERSAERLKLVINAQRPLLEAAAGAGLVLWHEAGGVLALSEAAGKLLGLEDRDLPRTLDALAALAHPEDAPALRAALEGPGSELEVRLRTAAGAWIRTGWVLSRDPGGRRGGAFRDITEGRLARLEAEARSRTRWMTTLASNFARALRTPLENLRIHLGAISAGGPHLEEAQACAGILAGLLDQAGRAALCEPAPDLLLELNAVVERVRPWAEGIAGPGITLGWDLEPGLPFLPISPGRLEPVLMNLLRNAREALDGQGEIRVRTFLAAPEPAGTESPRLVLEVRDNGPGIPPRVKDQMFDPYFTTRDGARGLGLTVVRCLVEGAGGSIQVDTEPLRGTSVKVSLPI; translated from the coding sequence GTGAAGGCCAGGATCCTCCATTCGACGCCCCGGGAGGACGTCGGGAAGGCGGTCGCCGCCCTCCTGGCGGGGGACTACATCCCCTGTGAATCCACCTGGGTCGCCGGGGCCGCGGCCTTCCTTAGCGCGCTCCGGGGCGGGATCCGCTTCGACCTGGTCATCCTGGACTTCGACACCCCGGAGGACGCGGCGTGCCTCCGGGAAACCGCGCGGCTGCATCCCGGGGTCCCGGTGATCCTCCTGTGCGGGGACGACGGGGAGGAGCGGGCCCTGGCGGCCCTGCGCTCAGGCGCCACGGACTACGTGCCCCGCGACCACCTGCGCCGCCTGCCCTCCATGGTGCGCCGCGCCCTGGCGGAGGTGCGGGACGCCGCCATGCGCAAGGAGGCCGAGAGCGCGAACGCGCGCCTGGGTTCGCTCCTGCGGGCCATTCTCGACGCCACCTCCGAAGGCATCCTCGTGGGGGACCTGGCGGGCCGGATCACCACCTACAACCGCAAGTTCATGAGCCTCTGCGGCATCCCGGAGTACATCCTGGCCACCATGGAAATGGACAAGGTGCTCCAGTTCCTCATGGACCACTTCCAGGACCCCGGCGCGTTCATGGACGAGGTGCGCCACCTGGGCGCCCAGTCCGACCGGGAGACCCTGGGCCTGCTGAAGTCCATCGAGGACCGCCAGATCGAAGGCGCGGGCCGGCCCTACCGCCAGGGCGGCGAGACCGTGGGGAGGGTCTTCAGCTTCCGGGACGTGACGGACCGCGAGCGCAGCGCCGAGCGCCTGAAACTTGTGATCAACGCCCAGCGCCCCCTCCTGGAGGCCGCGGCGGGCGCGGGGCTGGTGCTCTGGCACGAGGCCGGCGGGGTCCTGGCGCTGTCGGAAGCCGCCGGGAAGCTGCTGGGCCTGGAGGACCGGGACCTGCCCCGGACCCTGGACGCCCTGGCCGCCCTGGCCCACCCCGAGGACGCCCCGGCACTGCGGGCGGCGCTGGAAGGTCCCGGCTCGGAGCTCGAGGTGCGCCTGCGCACCGCCGCCGGCGCCTGGATCCGCACCGGGTGGGTGCTGAGCCGGGACCCCGGGGGCCGCCGGGGAGGCGCCTTCCGGGACATCACGGAGGGCCGCCTGGCCCGCCTGGAGGCGGAGGCCCGGTCCCGCACCCGGTGGATGACCACCCTGGCCTCCAACTTCGCCCGGGCCCTGCGCACGCCCCTGGAGAACCTGCGCATCCACCTGGGCGCCATCTCCGCCGGGGGGCCGCACCTGGAGGAGGCCCAGGCCTGCGCCGGGATCCTCGCCGGCCTCCTGGACCAGGCCGGCCGGGCCGCCCTGTGCGAGCCCGCGCCGGACCTGCTGCTGGAGCTCAACGCCGTGGTGGAGCGGGTCCGCCCCTGGGCCGAGGGGATCGCCGGGCCCGGCATCACGCTGGGGTGGGACCTGGAACCGGGCCTGCCGTTCCTCCCCATCAGCCCGGGGCGTCTGGAACCGGTCCTCATGAACCTCCTGCGCAACGCCCGGGAGGCCCTGGACGGCCAGGGCGAGATCCGCGTGCGAACCTTCCTGGCCGCGCCCGAACCCGCCGGGACGGAGTCCCCGCGCCTGGTGCTGGAGGTGCGCGACAACGGCCCGGGCATCCCGCCCCGGGTGAAGGACCAGATGTTCGACCCCTACTTCACCACCCGCGACGGGGCCCGGGGCCTGGGGCTGACGGTGGTGCGGTGCCTGGTGGAGGGCGCCGGCGGGAGCATCCAGGTGGACACGGAGCCCCTTCGGGGGACGTCGGTGAAGGTCAGCCTGCCGATCTAG
- a CDS encoding serine/threonine-protein kinase, translating into MGRYVLGPLLGKGGMGEVLEGWDVVLCRVVALKILRNMDPTAVIRFMHEAQVHARVAHPNICRVYDVEVSDGTVMIAMQLVRGLNLDQARPDLATEEAVTLMAQVAEGVHAAHRLKLIHRDLKPSNILLERGEDGRWVPYICDFGLAMALDEPAFTASNGIIGTPAYMAPEQFRGDRAQIGPATDVFCLGGTLHYLVYGRPPAGSLASAGGPGGRKRTIELPTNREVHRDLKNILIKCLQPDPGLRYGTAASLAEDLWAHVNGEKVNATLPGPLGRLWRRSRSKVAAVLPYALGAGGLLCGGTATGLYLGHAQAREALLAHRFEVEIGQMERDLQLERAQPLHDLRPALIRARSRMETLQAEMKAGDAAGPGHLALARAALLLRDYGRARAEAERAWDAGGRGPAYARVLAHALGSEATLGEGLGDPPDIGRLETLLLQGRGLTGQGEAFGQALAARLRRDDPKAAAEGLAEAKANPWRVEAVALASTSLCALGHAARDGGDLPGAQAKYREALEAAQGCIALAPSDALAHHAALESARSLAGLQLDQGQLTLEALAGLEAQCRQALRLDPGDPGLQDDWLGLRILKVMRLRDLGRDAREDLDEAMIFQGTRLKEPLTRALRTGRMAVLLLQARAAFQRGEDPGPALQECLKVADPGPFLSRDLRREALIFKARVEASRGVDPGPTLGEALARIPVTDHPSWTASQSACEAWLVRAEWEAAHGQDGAASLRKARTFINAALQLNPGSLPGRALEARLRGRP; encoded by the coding sequence ATGGGCCGGTACGTCCTGGGCCCGCTTCTGGGCAAGGGCGGCATGGGCGAGGTGCTGGAGGGCTGGGACGTGGTGCTCTGCCGCGTGGTGGCCCTCAAGATCCTGCGGAACATGGACCCCACGGCGGTGATCCGGTTCATGCACGAGGCCCAGGTGCACGCCCGGGTGGCCCACCCCAACATCTGCCGGGTCTACGACGTGGAGGTGTCCGACGGCACCGTCATGATCGCCATGCAACTGGTGAGGGGACTCAACCTGGACCAGGCGCGCCCGGACCTGGCGACGGAGGAGGCCGTCACCCTCATGGCGCAGGTGGCCGAGGGGGTGCATGCGGCCCACCGGCTCAAGCTCATCCACCGGGACCTCAAGCCCTCCAACATCCTCCTGGAGCGGGGTGAGGACGGCCGCTGGGTGCCCTACATCTGCGACTTCGGCCTGGCCATGGCCCTGGACGAGCCGGCCTTCACGGCCAGCAACGGCATCATCGGGACCCCGGCCTACATGGCTCCCGAGCAGTTCCGGGGCGACCGGGCCCAGATCGGACCGGCCACGGACGTGTTCTGCCTGGGCGGGACCCTCCACTACCTGGTGTATGGCCGTCCTCCAGCCGGCTCCTTGGCCTCGGCCGGCGGGCCCGGCGGGAGGAAGCGCACCATCGAGCTGCCCACGAACCGGGAGGTGCACCGGGACCTCAAGAACATCCTCATCAAGTGCCTCCAGCCCGACCCCGGGCTCCGCTACGGCACCGCGGCCAGCCTGGCGGAGGACCTCTGGGCCCACGTGAACGGGGAGAAGGTCAACGCCACCCTCCCCGGTCCCCTGGGCCGCCTCTGGCGCCGGTCGCGCTCCAAAGTGGCCGCGGTCCTGCCCTACGCCCTGGGCGCGGGCGGGCTCCTGTGCGGCGGCACGGCCACCGGACTCTACCTCGGCCACGCCCAGGCCCGGGAGGCGCTCCTGGCCCACCGTTTCGAGGTGGAGATCGGGCAGATGGAGCGGGACCTCCAGCTGGAACGGGCCCAGCCCCTCCATGACCTCCGGCCCGCCCTGATCCGGGCGCGCTCCCGCATGGAGACCCTCCAGGCGGAAATGAAGGCCGGGGACGCAGCCGGTCCCGGCCACCTGGCCCTGGCCCGGGCCGCCCTGCTGCTGAGGGACTACGGCCGGGCCCGGGCCGAGGCCGAGCGGGCCTGGGACGCCGGCGGCCGGGGCCCCGCCTACGCCCGGGTCCTGGCCCATGCCCTGGGGAGCGAGGCCACCCTGGGAGAGGGCCTGGGCGACCCGCCCGATATCGGCCGCCTGGAAACCCTCCTCCTCCAGGGCCGGGGCCTCACCGGCCAGGGGGAAGCCTTCGGGCAGGCCCTCGCGGCCCGCCTGCGCCGGGACGACCCCAAGGCCGCCGCGGAAGGCCTGGCCGAAGCCAAGGCGAACCCCTGGCGGGTGGAGGCGGTGGCTCTGGCGTCCACCAGCCTGTGCGCCCTGGGCCATGCCGCCCGGGACGGCGGGGATCTCCCCGGAGCCCAGGCGAAGTACCGCGAGGCCCTGGAGGCCGCCCAGGGCTGCATCGCCCTGGCCCCCAGCGACGCGCTGGCCCACCACGCCGCCCTGGAATCGGCCAGGAGCCTGGCCGGGCTCCAGCTGGACCAGGGCCAGCTCACCCTGGAGGCCCTGGCCGGATTGGAGGCCCAGTGCCGCCAGGCCCTCCGGCTGGACCCCGGGGACCCCGGGCTCCAGGACGACTGGCTCGGGCTGCGCATCCTCAAGGTCATGAGGCTGCGGGACCTGGGCCGCGATGCGCGGGAGGATCTGGACGAGGCCATGATCTTCCAGGGCACCCGCCTGAAGGAGCCGCTCACCCGGGCCCTGCGCACGGGCCGCATGGCGGTGCTCCTGCTGCAGGCCCGGGCCGCCTTCCAGCGCGGGGAGGACCCCGGGCCGGCCCTGCAGGAGTGCCTGAAGGTCGCCGACCCCGGCCCCTTCCTGTCCCGCGACCTGCGCCGCGAGGCCCTGATCTTCAAGGCCCGGGTGGAAGCCTCCCGCGGCGTGGACCCCGGGCCCACCCTGGGCGAGGCCCTGGCCCGGATCCCCGTCACGGACCACCCCTCCTGGACGGCCTCCCAGAGCGCCTGCGAGGCCTGGCTGGTGCGCGCGGAGTGGGAGGCGGCCCACGGGCAGGACGGCGCAGCCAGCCTGCGCAAGGCCCGGACCTTCATCAACGCCGCCCTGCAGCTCAACCCCGGCTCCCTCCCCGGACGGGCCCTGGAGGCGCGGCTCAGGGGGCGCCCGTGA
- a CDS encoding DUF116 domain-containing protein — MTQRPLPLESTRLFIAVRRGVPLALAAVLMALAVIEPARLGWPRGWLILGAMGCLGEVWPTFKTGRAYARARTAIQRWDAGWVWALRPLFRRLGMEDAWILSFCAWNNHKVRGLFRDAKARKALVLLPHCIQMARCKADVLTDLTSCYECGLCPVGDFLPMKLNLGWETRISNRSHKAYREAREYRPDLIVAVSCTDRLFKGLVKLPEVPCYVIPLQLPHRMCVDTTFSVPHLLAAMENLVEPREAERVVPFRREGIA; from the coding sequence ATGACGCAGCGCCCCCTGCCCCTGGAAAGCACCCGGCTGTTCATCGCCGTGCGCCGGGGCGTGCCCCTGGCCCTGGCCGCGGTGCTCATGGCGCTGGCGGTCATCGAGCCCGCCCGCCTCGGTTGGCCGCGTGGTTGGCTCATCCTCGGGGCCATGGGCTGCCTGGGCGAGGTGTGGCCCACCTTCAAGACCGGCCGGGCCTACGCCCGGGCCCGCACCGCCATCCAGCGCTGGGATGCCGGCTGGGTGTGGGCCCTGCGCCCCCTCTTCCGCCGCCTGGGGATGGAGGACGCCTGGATCCTCTCCTTCTGCGCCTGGAACAACCACAAGGTGCGCGGCCTCTTCCGCGACGCCAAGGCCAGGAAGGCCCTGGTGCTCCTGCCCCACTGCATCCAGATGGCCCGCTGCAAGGCCGACGTGCTCACGGACCTGACGAGCTGCTACGAGTGCGGCCTGTGCCCCGTGGGCGACTTCCTGCCCATGAAGCTGAACCTGGGCTGGGAGACCCGCATCTCCAACCGCAGCCACAAGGCCTACCGCGAGGCCCGGGAGTACCGTCCCGACCTCATCGTCGCCGTGAGCTGCACGGACCGGCTCTTCAAGGGGCTGGTGAAGCTCCCCGAGGTGCCCTGCTACGTCATCCCCCTGCAGCTGCCCCACCGCATGTGCGTGGACACCACCTTCTCCGTCCCCCACCTCCTGGCCGCCATGGAGAACCTCGTGGAGCCCAGGGAGGCCGAGCGGGTCGTCCCCTTCCGCCGGGAGGGCATCGCCTAG
- a CDS encoding UbiA family prenyltransferase — protein sequence MAYPVRSAFERIAGPEATAYLLHLRPMEWPIMSAHFLLGALLATGWRTPLKPALLGWVVFVALLNGGTLAINSAFDKDEGDIGYLKAPPKPPRYLLHMSAAMLALSLLLGFLLPPVFAWSNAACVAMSVLYSVPPARLKARAGWDLVINCLGFGALAPLAGWGLTGLPVTPGMRSVVIGFAFLFGALYPATQLYQIAEDRARGDRTLAIVLGEGPSLGFAAGLAAAAHLWFAWAALQSGRSPLPMLISLGAWLGVLLPWWAKWRTFTNAQHEAGMYRCLTAWAITDVSILLLLWPR from the coding sequence GTGGCCTATCCCGTCCGCAGCGCCTTCGAGCGGATCGCGGGGCCCGAGGCCACCGCGTACCTCCTCCACCTGCGCCCCATGGAGTGGCCCATCATGTCGGCCCACTTCCTCCTGGGGGCGCTGCTGGCCACGGGCTGGCGCACCCCCCTGAAGCCCGCCCTGCTGGGCTGGGTGGTCTTCGTGGCGCTGCTCAACGGCGGCACCCTGGCCATCAACAGCGCCTTCGACAAGGACGAGGGGGACATCGGCTACCTGAAGGCCCCGCCCAAGCCGCCCCGGTACCTGCTGCACATGTCGGCCGCGATGCTGGCCCTGTCGCTCCTCCTGGGCTTCCTGCTGCCGCCGGTCTTCGCCTGGAGCAACGCCGCCTGCGTGGCGATGTCCGTCCTCTACTCGGTCCCCCCCGCGCGCCTCAAGGCCCGGGCCGGCTGGGACCTGGTGATCAACTGCCTCGGCTTCGGCGCCCTGGCCCCCCTGGCCGGCTGGGGCCTCACGGGCCTGCCCGTCACCCCCGGCATGCGGAGCGTGGTCATCGGCTTCGCGTTCCTCTTCGGGGCCCTGTACCCCGCCACCCAGCTCTACCAGATCGCCGAGGACCGCGCCCGGGGCGACCGCACCCTGGCCATCGTCCTGGGCGAGGGTCCCAGCCTGGGCTTCGCCGCGGGCCTGGCCGCCGCCGCGCACCTGTGGTTCGCCTGGGCCGCCCTGCAGTCCGGCCGGAGCCCCCTGCCGATGCTTATTTCACTGGGTGCCTGGCTGGGCGTGCTCCTCCCCTGGTGGGCGAAATGGCGGACGTTCACCAACGCACAGCATGAAGCGGGAATGTACCGGTGCCTGACCGCCTGGGCCATTACCGATGTAAGCATTCTGCTTCTGCTCTGGCCGCGGTGA
- a CDS encoding response regulator transcription factor: protein MNPNQTCRVILAEDHNLLREGLRELLVRMPGVEVVGEAVDGREAMRLASELLPDLVLLDLSMPRTNGLEALKEIKRVNPRIKVLVLTVSKAEDQVYAVLQAGGDGYVLKDTSSADLFAAIRSVLAGERYLSPAVATVVVGLYLNSKDGQAVRPTYDVLSDREREVLKLVAEGHRSKEIAEFLCISPKTVEKHRANLMVKLNVHNISGLTAYAIEKGLVSA from the coding sequence ATGAATCCAAACCAGACGTGCCGGGTGATCCTCGCCGAGGACCACAACCTCCTGCGGGAGGGGCTCCGGGAACTCCTGGTCCGCATGCCCGGGGTCGAGGTGGTCGGCGAGGCCGTGGACGGCCGGGAGGCCATGCGGCTGGCTTCCGAGTTGCTGCCCGACCTGGTGCTGCTGGACCTCTCCATGCCCCGGACCAACGGCCTGGAGGCCCTCAAGGAGATCAAGCGGGTGAACCCGAGGATCAAGGTCCTGGTGCTCACCGTCAGCAAGGCCGAGGACCAGGTCTACGCGGTCCTCCAGGCCGGCGGGGATGGCTACGTGCTGAAGGACACCAGCAGCGCGGACCTCTTCGCGGCCATCCGGAGCGTGCTCGCCGGCGAGCGGTACCTGAGCCCCGCGGTGGCCACCGTGGTGGTGGGACTGTACCTGAACTCCAAGGATGGGCAGGCGGTGCGCCCGACCTACGACGTGCTTTCCGACCGCGAACGGGAGGTGCTCAAGCTGGTGGCCGAGGGCCACCGGTCCAAGGAGATCGCGGAGTTCCTCTGCATCAGCCCCAAGACCGTGGAGAAGCACCGGGCCAACCTGATGGTGAAGCTGAACGTGCACAACATCTCGGGGTTGACCGCCTACGCGATCGAGAAGGGGCTCGTCTCGGCCTAG